A DNA window from Macadamia integrifolia cultivar HAES 741 chromosome 4, SCU_Mint_v3, whole genome shotgun sequence contains the following coding sequences:
- the LOC122076265 gene encoding uncharacterized protein LOC122076265 translates to MADHMQKTYGLQFHYTKLYRARRIALEINEGSHSTSYAKLPAYGRLVLQNDVGSIFKLQFENRNRMSDSLIFKRLFVCFDACKKGFLRGCRPFIGLDGCHLKGRYGGVLLSAISVDGNNGIFPIAYSVVEVECKDSWTWFLDNLRDALLNDSDDMSLTFMSDRQKGLSVVISTIFPYAHQRICSRHLYQNLKAKHPGMLLRLHFWAASQASTELQFQKEMNSIKEIKENAYMYLNETPSRMWSRHAFDVGARSDHITNNMTESFNQWIGDLRSKPILTLVDHLRVKIMGRLHRRYEKATMWEGKVTPRVMVKLNKVQQEARHCKCQPAGEGQFEVLDRFGNRFVINLNHYICDCRVWEGTGIPCLHTAASISYIRGELVNYYDPFFSIGKYLDTYKEMIHPLPDLAVLKDDAPNERVLASSLKRLPGRPHKIRKREAGEALPSDFRKRSSSIRYDICKKEGHNRRTCPRAGDAKQDGCTSKKKNIKEKHKGESEDGVNTSQRLTRSQASMSKEDSKGEGEELKYKQSGCFNLEQENNIV, encoded by the exons ATGGCTGATCACATGCAGAAAACATACGGTCTTCAGTTCCACTATACCAAGCTGTATAGGGCACGTAGGATTGCCCTAGAGAttaatgaaggaagccattccaCATCATATGCAAAACTACCTGCTTATGGTAGGTTGGTACTCCAGAATGATGTTGGAAGTATTTTTAAGCTACAGTTTGAGAACAGGAACCGTATGTCAGATAGTCTgatttttaaaagattgtttgTCTGTTTTGATGCTTGCAAGAAGGGTTTCTTAAGAGGATGTAGACCGTTCATTGGTCTTGATGGCTGCCACCTCAAGGGCCGGTATGGAGGGGTATTGTTGAGTGCAATATCTGTTGATGGGAACAATGGTATTTTTCCTATTGCATATAGTGTAGTTGAAGTTGAGTGTAAGGATAGCTGGACGTGGTTTTTGGATAATTTACGAGATGCTCTACTCAATGACAGTGATGATATGTCACTCACATTCATGTCAGACAGACAGAAG GGGCTGTCAGTTGTGATTTCCACAATCTTCCCTTATGCTCACCAAAGAATTTGCAGTAGGCATCTATATCAAAACCTGAAGGCAAAGCACCCTGGTATGCTATTGAGGCTACATTTTTGGGCTGCCTCACAAGCTTCAACTGAACTTCagtttcaaaaggaaatgaatagCATCAAGGAGATTAAGGAAAATGCATACATGTATTTGAATGAAACCCCCTCAAGGATGTGGTCAAGGCATGCCTTTGATGTAGGAGCAAGAAGTGACCATATAACGAACAATATGACTGAGTCATTTAATCAATGGATTGGAGACTTAAGGAGCAAACCCATTCTCACATTGGTTGATCACCTAAGGGTGAAAATAATGGGTAGGCTGCATAGAAGGTATGAGAAGGCAACCATGTGGGAGGGTAAAGTAACACCAAGGGTTATGGTGAAGTTGAACAAGGTTCAGCAAGAAGCAAGGCATTGCAAGTGTCAACCGGCAGGTGAAGGTCAATTTGAGGTCTTAGACAGATTTGGCAACAGATTTGTGATTAATTTGAACCATTACATATGTGATTGTAGAGTTTGGGAAGGCACTGGTATACCTTGTCTCCATACTGCAGCTTCTATATCATACATAAGGGGAGAGTTGGTCAACTATTATGATCCATTTTTCAGTATTGGAAAATACTTGGATACATATAAAGAGATGATCCATCCACTTCCAGATTTGGCAGTATTGAAGGATGATGCTCCTAATGAGAGAGTACTAGCATCAAGTCTGAAGAGGTTACCAGGTAGACCTCACAAAATCAGGAAAAGAGAAGCAGGAGAAGCACTTCCTTCAGATTTCAGGAAGAGATCATCATCAATTAGGTATGACATCtgcaagaaggaaggacacAATAGGAGGACATGCCCGAGGGCTGGAGATGCTAAGCAGGATGGATGTActagtaaaaagaagaatataaag GAGAAACATAAAGGAGAGAGTGAAGATGGAGTCAACACATCTCAACGACTAACTAGATCACAAGCATCTATGAGCAAAGAGGAcagcaagggagagggagaagaattgAAGTACAAGCAATCTGGATGTTTCAATTTAGAgcaagagaacaatattgtataa
- the LOC122076453 gene encoding AAA-ATPase ASD, mitochondrial-like isoform X2 translates to MFQKYFPSEILDYLSKYVYQFLPFFYPYMQITFNEYTADRFKRSDLYSTIEAYLISNSSKNARRLKADAGFNARNLILSMDDHEQVTDRFQGVKLWWSSNNKVSPAPSFSFYPASNDKRYYKLTFHMRYRDLVTSSYLNHVMEEGKAVGARNRRRKLHTNNPKSVWSHVVFEHPATFQTLAMEPEKKEEIMDDLINFSKSKDYYKKIGKAWKRGYLLYGPPGTGKSSMIAAMANLLDYDIYDLELTSVKDNMELRRLLIETRSKSIIVIEDIDCSLDLTGQRKKKSKEDKEKNEDEGGPAAAVKEEEEKSTESKVTLSGLLNFIDGLWSACGGERLIVFTTNYVDQLDPALIRRGRMDKHIEMSYCCYQGFKRI, encoded by the exons ATGTTCCAGAAATACTTCCCCAGCGAAATCCTAGACTACCTTAGTAAATACGTCTATCAATTCCTACCCTTCTTCTACCCATACATGCAAATCACCTTCAACGAATACACCGCCGACCGCTTCAAGCGCAGTGACCTCTACTCAACCATCGAGGCCTACCTTATCTCCAATTCCTCCAAGAACGCAAGGCGTCTCAAGGCCGATGCTGGCTTCAACGCCCGTAACCTCATACTCAGCATGGACGACCACGAGCAGGTCACCGACCGGTTCCAAGGCGTCAAACTCTGGTGGTCTTCCAACAACAAAGTCTCTCCCGcaccttccttctctttctacCCGGCCTCCAACGATAAGCGCTACTACAAACTCACCTTCCACATGCGCTACAGAGACCTCGTCACCTCCTCTTACCTCAACCATGTCATGGAAGAAGGTAAAGCTGTGGGAGCGAGAAACCGGCGGCGTAAGCTTCACACCAACAACCCAAAGTCTGTGTGGAGTCATGTGGTGTTTGAACACCCGGCTACGTTTCAGACGCTGGCGATGGAGCctgagaagaaggaggagatcATGGACGACCTCATTAACTTCAGTAAGAGCAAGGACTACTACAAGAAGATTGGCAAGGCTTGGAAGCGAGGCTATCTGTTGTACGGCCCTCCCGGGACCGGTAAGTCTTCTATGATTGCCGCCATGGCTAATCTCTTGGATTACGACATCTACGATCTCGAATTGACGTCCGTGAAGGACAATATGGAGCTTCGGAGGCTGTTGATCGAGACTCGGAGCAAGTCGATCATCGTGATCGAAGACATTGATTGCTCCCTTGATCTAACCggccaaaggaagaagaagagcaaggaGGATAAAGAGAAAAACGAAGATGAAGGTGGCCCAGCAGCAGCCgttaaagaagaagaggaaaagagtaCGGAGAGCAAAGTGACTCTATCTGGGCTTCTCAACTTCATAGATGGACTCTGGTCGGCCTGTGGAGGAGAGAGGCTTATCGTGTTCACCACAAACTATGTGGATCAACTGGACCCTGCTCTCATAAGGAGGGGTCGGATGGACAAGCATATCGAGATGTCTTACTGCTGCTACCAAGGGTTCAAG AGAATTTGA
- the LOC122076453 gene encoding AAA-ATPase At3g28580-like isoform X1: MVNRGDLWTSLGSKAAAILFAWAMFQKYFPSEILDYLSKYVYQFLPFFYPYMQITFNEYTADRFKRSDLYSTIEAYLISNSSKNARRLKADAGFNARNLILSMDDHEQVTDRFQGVKLWWSSNNKVSPAPSFSFYPASNDKRYYKLTFHMRYRDLVTSSYLNHVMEEGKAVGARNRRRKLHTNNPKSVWSHVVFEHPATFQTLAMEPEKKEEIMDDLINFSKSKDYYKKIGKAWKRGYLLYGPPGTGKSSMIAAMANLLDYDIYDLELTSVKDNMELRRLLIETRSKSIIVIEDIDCSLDLTGQRKKKSKEDKEKNEDEGGPAAAVKEEEEKSTESKVTLSGLLNFIDGLWSACGGERLIVFTTNYVDQLDPALIRRGRMDKHIEMSYCCYQGFKVLARNYLDLDSHPLFETIHELMDDPHIMITPADVAENLMPKSFGENATTDCLEALICALRAAKEEALAAAAAATKSFRRQSKKVESLTSGEEVAKSNQLENKDTV, translated from the coding sequence ATGGTGAATAGAGGGGATTTATGGACGAGCTTAGGCTCAAAAGCAGCGGCCATATTGTTCGCCTGGGCCATGTTCCAGAAATACTTCCCCAGCGAAATCCTAGACTACCTTAGTAAATACGTCTATCAATTCCTACCCTTCTTCTACCCATACATGCAAATCACCTTCAACGAATACACCGCCGACCGCTTCAAGCGCAGTGACCTCTACTCAACCATCGAGGCCTACCTTATCTCCAATTCCTCCAAGAACGCAAGGCGTCTCAAGGCCGATGCTGGCTTCAACGCCCGTAACCTCATACTCAGCATGGACGACCACGAGCAGGTCACCGACCGGTTCCAAGGCGTCAAACTCTGGTGGTCTTCCAACAACAAAGTCTCTCCCGcaccttccttctctttctacCCGGCCTCCAACGATAAGCGCTACTACAAACTCACCTTCCACATGCGCTACAGAGACCTCGTCACCTCCTCTTACCTCAACCATGTCATGGAAGAAGGTAAAGCTGTGGGAGCGAGAAACCGGCGGCGTAAGCTTCACACCAACAACCCAAAGTCTGTGTGGAGTCATGTGGTGTTTGAACACCCGGCTACGTTTCAGACGCTGGCGATGGAGCctgagaagaaggaggagatcATGGACGACCTCATTAACTTCAGTAAGAGCAAGGACTACTACAAGAAGATTGGCAAGGCTTGGAAGCGAGGCTATCTGTTGTACGGCCCTCCCGGGACCGGTAAGTCTTCTATGATTGCCGCCATGGCTAATCTCTTGGATTACGACATCTACGATCTCGAATTGACGTCCGTGAAGGACAATATGGAGCTTCGGAGGCTGTTGATCGAGACTCGGAGCAAGTCGATCATCGTGATCGAAGACATTGATTGCTCCCTTGATCTAACCggccaaaggaagaagaagagcaaggaGGATAAAGAGAAAAACGAAGATGAAGGTGGCCCAGCAGCAGCCgttaaagaagaagaggaaaagagtaCGGAGAGCAAAGTGACTCTATCTGGGCTTCTCAACTTCATAGATGGACTCTGGTCGGCCTGTGGAGGAGAGAGGCTTATCGTGTTCACCACAAACTATGTGGATCAACTGGACCCTGCTCTCATAAGGAGGGGTCGGATGGACAAGCATATCGAGATGTCTTACTGCTGCTACCAAGGGTTCAAGGTGCTGGCAAGGAATTATCTGGACCTGGATTCCCACCCTCTGTTCGAGACGATTCATGAGTTAATGGACGATCCTCATATAATGATTACTCCCGCTGATGTTGCAGAGAATTTGATGCCTAAATCCTTTGGGGAAAATGCCACGACGGACTGTCTGGAGGCACTGATCTGTGCTCTTCGAGCGGCTAAAGAAGAAGCATTAGCAGCAGCGGCAGCGGCAACCAAGAGCTTTCGACGTCAATCAAAGAAGGTAGAATCGTTGACCAGTGGGGAAGAGGTTGCTAAGTCGAACCAGTTGGAAAACAAGGATACGGTTTGA